Proteins co-encoded in one Ciconia boyciana unplaced genomic scaffold, ASM3463844v1 HiC_scaffold_41, whole genome shotgun sequence genomic window:
- the LOC140645909 gene encoding olfactory receptor 14J1-like, translating to MSNGSSINEFLLLAFADTRELQLLTFWLFLGIYLAALLGNGLIIAAVACDHRLHTPMYFFLLNLSLLDLGSISTTLPKAMANSLWGNRAISYLGCAARVFFFVFLIGGEYCLLTVMAYDRYVAICKPLHYGTLVGSRACVHMAAAAWVSGFLNSLLHTANTFSIPLCQGNALDQFFCEVPTILKLSCSQSYLREVGLIVINACLMFGCFVFIVLSYVQIFRAVLRVPSEQGRQKSYSMCLPHLAVVSLFISSAFFSYLKPPSISSPSLDLVLSFLYSVVPPAVNPLIYSMRNQELKDALWKLAQVTLFHRQ from the coding sequence ATGTCCAATGGCAGCTCCATCAATGAGTTCCTCCTCCTGGCGTTTGCAGACAcgagggagctgcagctcttgaccttctggctcttcctgggcatctacctggctgccctcctgggcaacggCCTCATCATTGCCGCCGTAGCCTGCGACCACcgcctccacacccccatgtacttcttcctgctcaacctctccctcctcgacctgggctccatctccaccactCTCCCTAAAGCCATGGCCAATTCCCTGTGGGGCAACAGGGCCATCTCCTACTTGGGATGTGCTGCAcgggtctttttttttgtcttcttgaTTGGAGGAGAGTATTGTCTTCTCACTGTCATGGCCTACGACCGCTAcgttgccatctgcaaacccctGCACTACGGGACCCtcgtgggcagcagagcttgtgtccacatggcagcagctgcctgggtcAGTGGGTTTCTCAATTCCCTCCTGCACACTGCCAATACATTTTCCATACCTctctgccaaggcaatgccctggaccagttcttctgtgaagtcCCCAcgatcctcaagctctcctgctcacaGTCCTACCTCAGGGAAGTTGGGTTGATTGTGATTAATGCCTGTTTAatgtttgggtgttttgttttcattgtgctgtcctatgtgcagatcttcagggccGTGCTGAGGgtcccctctgagcagggacggCAAAAATCCTATTCCAtgtgcctccctcacctggccGTGGTCTCCCTGTTCAtcagctctgcctttttttcctacctGAAGCCCCCTTCCATCTCCTCCCCTTCTCTGGACCTGGTGCTCTCATTTCTGTACTCGGTGGTGCCTCCAGCAGTgaaccccctcatctacagcatgaggaaccagGAGCTCAAGGATGCCCTATGGAAACTGGCCCAAGTGACACTGTTTCACCGACAATAA